From Candidatus Zixiibacteriota bacterium:
AGCTCAATTACTTTGCCAAGGTCGAACCGGATATACAGCCGTTGGCAACCGGCGATGTCGACGTCATCATGAAAGTTGAGGAGAAACCGACCGGACAGATTTCAGCCGGAGCCGGATATTCCGCCCAGGATAAATTTGTCGGCACCTTCGGGCTCGGCATCCCAAATTTCCGCGGCATGGGCCAAAATCTTAATTTCAACATTGATATAGGAAGTCGCGTTAACTCCTACTCTATATCATTTACCGAACCGTGGTTATTCTCCACCCCGACTCAATTGGGAGCCGACCTTTATTACACCAACCGCCGCTGGTACGAAGATTATACCGAGGGACGTCGCGGTGGCTCCCTGCGGATAGGACGTCGTCTCCGCTGGCCCGACAACTATTTCCGCGCCTATGCCCGCTATCGTTTTGAAGGCGACCGCTATTATGATTTCAGCGATGGTTACGCCAACAATTACCGGAAACTCCGGATTAATTATTATTTCTTGCCGGGTGGAACGGTTCCTTATGATACAACCGCTTCATTTGGAGATATTATTCCCGGCTCCCTTCTGGACTACGGCGAAGACTGGTTCAATGCATCCAGTATTCAGCTGACCTTAGAGCGCGACAGTCGCAACCTGCCCGAATTCGCCACGTCCGGGTCCATTCTCTCTTATTCTTTTGAGAATACCGGCAAGGCTCTCGGCGGCTACTGGGAATATCAGAAGCATCTTTTCTCCGGCGCCAAATTTATTCCAGTTTTCGGGAAACTGGCTTTGGCGGGAAAGGTTACATTCGGCGCCATTCATGCCCCGGGCGGTGATGAAAAAATACTCGAGTTCGACCGTTTCAGTCCCGGCGGGGTCGGCTATCTCGGCACCGTACGCGGGTATGATGATGGCTCTCTCACTCCTGACACCGGCGCGGTTTCCACTACTGAATATAATTGGCTGACATATGTAGACGATACGACGGCGGTACTGGACTCAACCACAACTACCAGAAGAGTCTATACCGCCAATGTGCGCGGCAAGTATCTGCTGGTTGGAAATCTGGAATTGCAATTTCCGATAATTGAGAATCAGTTGTACCTTCTCGCATTTTACGATATTGGCAATTCCTGGTTGAAATCGGGCCAGATTCGTATGGATGACCTCTATGCCGGAGTCGGTATCGGATTCCGCCTCAGCGTTCCCGGTATCGGCACCATAGGATTCGATTTCGGGTATCCCCTTGATGACCGACGAGGTCAAACGCGGGGATGGAAACCCCATTTTCAAGTTGGGACAACAATTAGATAATATAAAAGGAGAGTTTTCATGCGGAGTAAAAAGGCTTTTGCAATTATCATCGCCGCCCTGGCGGGTAGCTTTCTTCTGGCATCAGCCGTATCGGCACAGGTTGGAAAATATGGTTATGTCGATTCCGACAAGATTTTTGCCGAATACAAAGCCTGGGTGAAGGCGCAGGAAGAGTTCAATACCGAATATAAAGCTTGGGACGATGAAGCCAAGAAAATGCAAAAAGAGCTGGAAGATATGGTGGTGGAGTACGAAAAACAGAAACTGATTCTGTCGGCGGAGAAGAAGAAAGAGCGGGAAGCCCAGATCGAGGCTAAACGAAGCGCCCTTGATGCCTACACCAAGGAGATTTTTGGTCCTGCCGGCACAGCCGAACGCAAGAATAACGAACTGGTCCGCCCCCTGCTGGAGAAAATAAACGCTGCCATTGAGCGGGTGGCGACTGAAGGAAACTACGACTTTATTTACAACTCCGCAGGCCTTGCCTATGCCAAGAAAGACTATGATGTGACCGATAAAGTCCTCCAGATTCTTGAAGAGGAGTGAGAGGGTCTTGCGATTTGAGCTTCAAGCTTAAAGAACTGGCGGAACTGGTCGAAGGCGAACTGCGCGGTAATCCCGATACGGAAATAAATGCCGCCGCTCCTATCGATTCCGCCCGACCGGGGCAAATTACTTTTCTGGCAAACAGCAAATATGAACCGTTTTTGAAAACGACCGCCGCATCGGCGGTCGTTCTGCATCCAGATATAACTTACGACCGCACCGCTTCTATTCGACATCCCAACCCCTACTATGCCTTTGCCATCATTCTCGACCTTCTCTACCCCGATGATGATTACTACCGCTCCGGCATCTCTCCTTTGGCGCATCTGGCTCCTACTGCCATCCTCGGGAATGATTGCTCTGTCGGCGCTTTTGCCATAGTGGGTGACCAGAGCTCTATTGGGGGCGATACAGTCATCATGCCATCAGTCTTTATCGGCAAGAATGTCGCTATCGGCTCTCACTGCAAAATCTATCCCAATGTCTCTATCCTTGATGATACCCGTATTGGCGACCACGTCATTATTCATAGCGGCACTGTCATTGGTTCCGATGGCTTCGGTTTTGCGCGTTATCCCGGCGGCATTAAAAAAGTCAAACAGGTCGGCTGGGTTGAAATTGGCAACGAGGTCGAGATTGGCGCCAATTGTGGCATTGACCGGGGCGCTCTCGGCGCCACCAGGATAGGCAATGGGGTCAAGATTGATAATCTGGTACAGATTGCCCATAACGTGCAGATTGGAGATTACAGCATAATTGTCGCCCAGGTGGGAATCTCCGGTTCGACCAGGTTAGGAAAAGGGGTAATTCTAGCCGGACAGGTCGGATTGGTGGGGCATATTGAAATAGGCGATGGCGCTACTGTTGGCGCCCAGTCCGGGGTTCATAAAGATATCCCCGCCGGCAAAATCTATTTCGGTTACCCGGCGCGCGAAGCGATGCATACCAAGAGGATTGAAGCCTGCCTTTCGCGGCTGCCGGAACTTTTCAAACGAGTCCGCGACCTCGAAGATAAAATCTGAGTCTGAAAGATATCGACCGGCTTTCAGTCCCTGCTTAATCGGCGACTT
This genomic window contains:
- the bamA gene encoding outer membrane protein assembly factor BamA is translated as MISGRDAIIFIAPELRFSRLLLIWAITVLLGPTAHQAFAQSFNVVSVEVEGNKAASTSLILSVAGIKPGDQLSSSTTQDAVRRLYGLQFFQDVAIEAEEVTGGIAITIKVRELPRLSGIEFDGNSRIKTKDLQEKLKIEAGAYLSPQVVFDKKNEIINLYGEKGFFLARATPRLTYSADSSEVVLKYDIEEGSKVKVENVVLSGNVRVPAKDIISKMRNRKRGFLKSSNFDKEKYPEDKDKIIEYLHKEGYVDAYLKSDSIAIDTARNRMTIFLDIHEGPRYYFGKTEWKGNEVFADRELQRVLKFKEGAVFNQEKYDESTYEVYYLYQEKGYLHIRLIDDLRTSDSVIDISFDIVEGLPSEVNLVKIIGNNKTKEKVIRREMKMRPGQIYRRSLMMRSIRDIMQLNYFAKVEPDIQPLATGDVDVIMKVEEKPTGQISAGAGYSAQDKFVGTFGLGIPNFRGMGQNLNFNIDIGSRVNSYSISFTEPWLFSTPTQLGADLYYTNRRWYEDYTEGRRGGSLRIGRRLRWPDNYFRAYARYRFEGDRYYDFSDGYANNYRKLRINYYFLPGGTVPYDTTASFGDIIPGSLLDYGEDWFNASSIQLTLERDSRNLPEFATSGSILSYSFENTGKALGGYWEYQKHLFSGAKFIPVFGKLALAGKVTFGAIHAPGGDEKILEFDRFSPGGVGYLGTVRGYDDGSLTPDTGAVSTTEYNWLTYVDDTTAVLDSTTTTRRVYTANVRGKYLLVGNLELQFPIIENQLYLLAFYDIGNSWLKSGQIRMDDLYAGVGIGFRLSVPGIGTIGFDFGYPLDDRRGQTRGWKPHFQVGTTIR
- the lpxD gene encoding UDP-3-O-(3-hydroxymyristoyl)glucosamine N-acyltransferase, whose translation is MSFKLKELAELVEGELRGNPDTEINAAAPIDSARPGQITFLANSKYEPFLKTTAASAVVLHPDITYDRTASIRHPNPYYAFAIILDLLYPDDDYYRSGISPLAHLAPTAILGNDCSVGAFAIVGDQSSIGGDTVIMPSVFIGKNVAIGSHCKIYPNVSILDDTRIGDHVIIHSGTVIGSDGFGFARYPGGIKKVKQVGWVEIGNEVEIGANCGIDRGALGATRIGNGVKIDNLVQIAHNVQIGDYSIIVAQVGISGSTRLGKGVILAGQVGLVGHIEIGDGATVGAQSGVHKDIPAGKIYFGYPAREAMHTKRIEACLSRLPELFKRVRDLEDKI
- a CDS encoding OmpH family outer membrane protein encodes the protein MRSKKAFAIIIAALAGSFLLASAVSAQVGKYGYVDSDKIFAEYKAWVKAQEEFNTEYKAWDDEAKKMQKELEDMVVEYEKQKLILSAEKKKEREAQIEAKRSALDAYTKEIFGPAGTAERKNNELVRPLLEKINAAIERVATEGNYDFIYNSAGLAYAKKDYDVTDKVLQILEEE